A DNA window from Impatiens glandulifera chromosome 7, dImpGla2.1, whole genome shotgun sequence contains the following coding sequences:
- the LOC124945404 gene encoding phenylacetaldehyde reductase-like, with translation MSGEGKVVCVTGASGFIASWLVKLLLDRRYTVKGTVRSLHDPKKTEHLLALDGAKERLKLFEANLIDEGSFDTAVQGCDCVFHTASPVLLSDVKDPNLELIDPAVKGTLNVLNSCSKVPSIKRVVITSSMASATFNGKPLNADVVVDETWFSDVAYCQKSKMWYMVSKTLAEEAAWKFGEENGMDLITIHPGLVIGPLLQPNLNVTSEAIPSLIKTGHDFFSDGRYRYVDVRDVAFAHIKAFEVSSAKGRYLMVGTVAYSSEVVKILRQLYPALNLTNTIREEDEKKPKPPLYNVSKEKAKSLGVNFLPLEVSVKDTIESLVEKKLLTF, from the exons atgagcGGAGAAGGGAAAGTGGTGTGCGTAACAGGGGCGTCGGGATTCATTGCTTCATGGCTGGTGAAGCTGCTGTTGGACCGTCGCTATACCGTCAAAGGCACCGTCCGAAGTCTTC ATGACCCAAAGAAGACAGAACATTTACTAGCACTAGATGGAGCAAAGGAAAGACTTAAACTCTTTGAAGCAAACCTAATCGATGAAGGATCTTTCGATACTGCTGTCCAAGGTTGTGATTGTGTCTTTCATACAGCATCTCCTGTTCTTCTATCAGACGTCAAGGACCCAAACCTAGAATTGATTGATCCTGCCGTAAAAGGAACACTTAATGTTCTTAATTCCTGTTCTAAAGTCCCATCTATCAAAAGGGTAGTTATAACATCATCAATGGCTTCTGCTACTTTCAATGGAAAACCTTTGAATGCTGATGTTGTAGTTGACGAGACTTGGTTTTCTGATGTAGCTTATTGTCAAAAATCAAAG ATGTGGTACATGGTTTCAAAAACTTTAGCTGAAGAAGCTGCTTGgaaatttggtgaagaaaatggGATGGATTTGATTACAATCCATCCTGGATTAGTTATAGGTCCTCTTTTACAGCCAAATTTGAATGTAACCAGTGAGGCTATTCCCAGCCTCATAAAAACAG GACATGACTTTTTCTCTGACGGAAGATATCGATATGTGGATGTTAGAGATGTGGCGTTTGCTCATATTAAAGCGTTTGAAGTTTCTTCGGCTAAGGGGAGGTACTTGATGGTGGGAACTGTCGCATATTCCTCCGAGGTTGTCAAGATTTTGAGACAACTTTACCCTGCTCTTAATTTGACAAATACAATTAg GGAAGAGGATGAGAAGAAGCCGAAGCCACCATTGTATAATGTAAGCAAGGAAAAGGCAAAGAGTTTGGGAGTTAATTTTCTTCCTTTGGAGGTGAGTGTAAAGGATACAATTGAAAGCCTTGTGGAAAAGAAACTCCTCACATTCTGA
- the LOC124945405 gene encoding phenylacetaldehyde reductase-like, giving the protein MSGEGKVVCVTGASGFIASWLVKLLLDRRYTVKGTVRSLHDPKKTEHLLALDGAKERLKLFEANLIDEGSFDTAVQGCDCVFHTASPVLMSVDDPNLELIDPAVKGTLNVLNSCSKVPSIKRVVITSSMASVIFNGKPLNADVVVDETWFSDAAYCQQIKMWYMVSKTLAEEAAWKFGEENGMDLITIHPGFVIGPLLQPNLNVTSEAIPNLIKTGHDFFSDGRYRYVDVRDVAFAHIKAFEVSSAKGRYLMVGTVAYSSEVVKILRQLYPALNLTNTIREEDEMKPKPPLYNVSKEKAKSLGVNFLPLEVSVKDTIESLVEKKLLTF; this is encoded by the exons ATGAGCGGAGAAGGGAAAGTGGTGTGCGTAACAGGGGCGTCGGGATTCATTGCTTCATGGCTGGTGAAGCTGCTGTTGGACCGTCGCTATACCGTCAAAGGCACCGTCCGAAGTCTTC ATGACCCAAAGAAGACAGAACATTTACTAGCACTAGATGGAGCAAAGGAAAGACTTAAACTCTTTGAAGCAAACCTAATTGATGAAGGATCTTTCGATACTGCTGTCCAAGGTTGTGATTGTGTCTTTCATACAGCATCTCCTGTTCTTATGTCAGTCGATGACCCAAACTTAGAATTGATTGATCCTGCCGTAAAAGGAACACTTAATGTTCTCAATTCCTGTTCTAAAGTCCCATCTATCAAAAGGGTAGTTATAACATCATCAATGGCTTCTGTTATTTTCAATGGAAAACCTTTGAATGCTGATGTTGTAGTTGATGAGACTTGGTTTTCTGATGCAGCTTATTGTCAACAAATAAAG ATGTGGTATATGGTTTCAAAAACTTTAGCTGAAGAAGCTGCTTGgaaatttggtgaagaaaatggGATGGATTTGATTACAATCCATCCTGGATTTGTTATAGGTCCTCTTTTACAGCCAAATTTGAATGTAACCAGTGAGGCTATTCCCAACCTCATAAAAACAG GACATGACTTTTTCTCTGACGGAAGATATCGATATGTGGATGTTAGAGATGTGGCGTTTGCTCATATTAAAGCGTTTGAAGTTTCTTCGGCTAAGGGGAGGTACTTGATGGTGGGAACTGTCGCATATTCCTCCGAGGTTGTCAAGATTTTGAGACAACTTTACCCTGCTCTTAATTTGACAAATACAATTAg GGAGGAGGATGAGATGAAGCCGAAGCCACCATTGTATAATGTAAGCAAGGAAAAGGCAAAGAGTTTGGGAGTTAATTTTCTTCCTTTGGAGGTGAGTGTAAAGGATACAATTGAAAGCCTTGTGGAAAAGAAACTCCTCACTTTCTGA